A single genomic interval of Trichosurus vulpecula isolate mTriVul1 chromosome 6, mTriVul1.pri, whole genome shotgun sequence harbors:
- the SPTBN2 gene encoding spectrin beta chain, non-erythrocytic 2 isoform X2, translating into MSSTLQSPTDFDSLEIQGQYSDVNNRWELPDVDWDNEGSSARLFERSRIKALADEREAVQKKTFTKWVNSHLARVTCRVGDLYSDLRDGRNLLRLLEVLSGETLPKPTKGRMRIHCLENVDKALQFLKEQKVHLENMGSHDIVDGNHRLTLGLVWTIILRFQIQDISVETEDNKEKKSAKDALLLWCQMKTAGYPNVNVHNFTTSWRDGLAFNAIVHKHRPDLLEFESLRKCNAHYNLQNVFNLAEKELGLTKLLDPEDVNVDQPDEKSIITYVATYYHYFSKMKALAVEGKRIGKVLDYALEAERLVEKYESLASELLQWIEQTIVTLNDRQLANSLSGVQNQLQAFNSYRTVEKPPKFTEKGNLEVLLFTIQSKLRANNQKVYAPREGRLVSDINKAWERLEKAEHERELALRTELIRQEKLEQLAARFDRKAAMRETWLSENQRLVAQDNFGLELAAVEAAVRKHEAIETDIVAYSGRVQAVDAVAAELAAEHYHDIKRVAARQHNVARLWDFLRQMVAARRERLLINLELQKVFQDLFYLMDWMEEMRGRLQSQDLGKHLAGVEDLLQLHELVEADIAVQAERVRAVSASALRFSDPRAGYKPCDPQLVSQRVDALQQSYEGLCELAATRRAQLEESRRLWRFLWEVEEAEAWIREQQHLLASAEPGRDLTGVLRLLSKHAALRDEMSGRLGPLRLTLEQGRQLVAEGHPGAKQAAARGAELQAQWERLEALAEERARDLAQASSLYQFQAEAHDMETWLVDALRLVSSPELGHDEFSTQALAKQHRALEEEMRSHRAALDALKEQAAALPAAVAHAPEVQGRLPALECRYQELQARAGERARALEAALAHYTMLSEASACGLWVDEKEQWLNGLALPERLEDLEVVQQRFETLEPEMNALAARVTAVNSIAQQLLEAGPPSRESILATQKQLNHRWQRFRTLADGKKAALTSALSIQNYHLECTETQAWMREKIKVIESTQGLGNDLAGVLALQRKLAGTERDLEAIGTRVGALAQEAHALAAGHPAQAPAIETRLREVQDGWEGLRATMRRREESLGEARRLQDFLRSLDDFQAWLGRTQTAVASEEGPATLPEAEALLAQHAALRDEVERAKGEYSRLRAVGEEVTRDQADPQCLFLRQRLEALGTGWEELGRMWESRQARLAQAHGLQGFLRDARQAEGVLSSQEYVLSHTEMPGTLQAADAAIKKLEDFMSTMDANGERIRGLLEAGHQLVEGGNIHAEKIKEKADSIEKRHSKNQESAKQLLRRLRDNRERQHFLQECHELTLWIDEKMLTAQDVSYDEARNLHTKWQKHQAFMAELAANKDWLDKIDQEGQVLMSEKPELKPLVGEKLEALHKRWEELENTTQAKARSLFDANRAELFSQSCSALESWLGTLQAQLHSDDYGKDLTSVNILLKKQQMLEREMAVREKEVEAIQSQAKALAQEEHGAGEVERTSRAVEEKFRALYKPLKERCNRLLASREQHQFHRDVEDEILWVTERLPMASSTEHGKDLPSVQLLMKKNQTLQKEVQGHEPRIADLRERQQALGAAAGPELAARVAELQELWRRLGQELEQRGARLQDALRAQQFYRDAAEAEAWMGEQELHMMGQEKAKDELSAQAEVKKHQVLEQALVDYAHTVHQLAASSQDMIDGQHPESDRLTIRQAQVEKLYASLKELAVERRGRLLEHQRLCQLRRDLDDLEQWIQEREVVAASHELGQDYEHVTMLRDKFREFSRDTSTIGQERVDSANALADGLIAGGHAARATVAEWKDGLNEAWADLLELLDTRGQVLAAAHELQRFLHGARQALARIQHKQQQLPDGAGRDLNSAEALQRRHCAYEHDIQALSAQVQQVQDDGHRLQKAYAGEKAEEIGRHMQAVAEAWAQLQASSAGRRQLLLDTGDKFRFLQAVRELMLWMDGVNLQMDAQERPRDVSSADLMIKHHQGIKAEIEARADCFSSCIRLGQELLAKNHYASEEISEKLSQLQARRQETSDKWQEKVDWLQLVLEVLVFGRDAGVAEAWLCSQEPLVRSAELGCTVDEVESLIKRHEAFQKAAASWEERFSALEKLTALEEKEELQRRQREQEEEEKRRKKALSASVSPAVPPHRDHVDGQMAPEASQVGTHPRLPSSGEPVTVNGICTDTESSQPQSEPQRPDQSSSLEGPVSGVGEAANGPRGERQSRARGPAPSPMPQGRASESAYASTLPSRGPELSAQEQMEGLLCRKQEMEAFGKKAANRSWQTVYCVLRRSTLGFYKDARAANIGLPYHGEVPVSLARAQGSVALDYRKRKHVFKLGLQDGKEYLFQAKDEAEMSSWLRVVNAAIAAASPTSAEPEEPVVPSASRGMTRAMTMPPVSPASVEGPVVMRSKEGKERDREKRFSFFKKSK; encoded by the exons ATGAGCAGCACCCTGCAGTCACCCACAGACTTTGACAGCTTGGAGATCCAGGGCCAATACAGTGATGTCAACAACCGTTGGGAGCTGCCCGACGTGGACTGGGACAACGAGGGCAGCTCGGCCCGGCTCTTTGAGCGCTCCCGGATCAAGGCCCTGGCAG ATGAGCGAGAAGCTGTGCAGAAGAAAACCTTCACCAAGTGGGTGAACTCCCACCTGGCAAGAGTCACGTGCCGCGTGGGGGACCTGTACAGCGATCTTCGGGATGGGCGCAATCTGCTGAGATTGCTTGAAGTGCTTTCTGGAGAGACTTTG CCAAAACCCACCAAAGGCCGCATGCGCATCCATTGCCTGGAGAATGTGGACAAGGCTTTGCAGTTTCTGAAGGAGCAGAAGGTACATTTGGAGAACATGGGCTCCCATGACATTGTGGACGGTAACCACCGCCTGACGCTTGGGTTGGTCTGGACCATCATCTTACGATTCCAG ATTCAGGACATCAGTGTGGAGACAGAAGACAACAAGGAGAAGAAGTCAGCCAAGGATGCCCTGTTGTTGTGGTGCCAGATGAAGACCGCAGG GTACCCCAATGTCAACGTGCACAATTTCACCACCAGCTGGAGGGATGGGCTGGCCTTCAATGCCATTGTGCACAAACACCG GCCAGACCTGTTGGAGTTTGAGTCTCTGAGGAAATGCAACGCCCACTACAACTTACAGAATGTCTTCAACCTGGCCGAGAAGGAGCTGGGCCTCACTAAGCTGCTGGACCCAGAAG ATGTGAATGTGGACCAGCCTGATGAGAAATCCATCATTACCTATGTGGCCACATACTACCACTACTTCTCCAAGATGAAGGCCCTCGCCGTGGAAGGCAAGCGCATTGGCAAG GTGCTGGACTATGCCTTGGAAGCCGAGCGGCTAGTGGAGAAATACGAGTCTCTGGCGTCTGAGCTGCTGCAGTGGATCGAGCAGACCATCGTGACCCTCAATGACCGGCAGCTTGCCAACTCCCTGAGTGGCGTACAGAACCAGTTACAGGCCTTCAACTCGTACCGCACCGTGGAGAAGCCACCCAA GTTCACTGAGAAAGGGAACTTGGAAGTGCTGCTCTTCACCATCCAGAGCAAGCTCCGTGCCAACAACCAGAAAGTGTATGCCCCGCGGGAGGGCCGGCTCGTCTCAGACATCAACAAG GCTTGGGAACGCCTGGAGAAAGCGGAACATGAGCGGGAGCTGGCACTGCGCACTGAGCTGATCCGCCAGGAAAAGCTGGAGCAGCTGGCCGCCCGCTTTGACCGCAAGGCTGCCATGCGGGAGACCTGGCTTAGTGAGAATCAGCGCCTTGTGGCCCAG GATAATTTTGGCCTGGAGCTGGCGGCCGTGGAGGCCGCGGTGCGGAAGCACGAGGCAATCGAGACTGACATCGTGGCCTACAGTGGGCGTGTGCAGGCCGTGGACGCCGTGGCTGCAGAGCTGGCCGCCGAGCACTACCATGACATCAAGCGGGTGGCAGCCCGACAGCACAACGTGGCCCGGCTGTGGGACTTCCTGCGGCAGATGGTAGCAGCGCGGCGTGAGCGGCTGCTTATCAACCTTGAGCTGCAGAAAGTCTTCCAAGACCTCTTCTACCTCATGGATTGGATGGAGGAGATGAGG GGCCGACTGCAGTCTCAGGACCTGGGCAAGCACTTGGCTGGGGTGGAGGATTTGCTCCAGCTTCATGAGCTGGTGGAAGCTGACATCGCTGTGCAGGCCGAGCGGGTCCGGGCGGTCAGTGCCTCAGCCCTTCGGTTCAGTGACCCCAGGGCAG GCTATAAGCCGTGTGACCCTCAGCTTGTGTCCCAGCGCGTGGATGCCCTGCAGCAGAGCTATGAAGGCCTCTGTGAGCTGGCAGCCACACGGCGAGCCCAGCTGGAGGAGTCCCGCCGCCTCTGGCGCTTCCTCTGGGAAGTGGAAGAGGCAGAGGCCTGGATCCGGGAGCAGCAGCACCTCCTGGCATCAGCTGAGCCCGGCCGTGACCTCACGGGCGTCCTGCGGCTGCTCAGCAAGCATGCTGCCCTCCGAGACGAAATGAGTGGCCGCCTCGGCCCACTGAGGCTCACGCTGGAGCAGGGTCGTCAGCTGGTTGCAGAAGGCCATCCGGGAGCAAAGCAGGCAGCCGCACGCGGAGCTGAGCTGCAGGCCCAGTGGGAGCGCCTCGAAGCCCTGGCAGAAGAGCGGGCCCGGGATCTGGCCCAGGCTTCCAGCCTCTACCAGTTCCAAGCGGAGGCTCATGACATGGAGACATGGCTGGTGGATGCCCTGCGCTTGGTGTCCAGCCCGGAGCTGGGCCATGACGAGTTCTCCACCCAGGCCTTAGCCAAGCAGCACCGAGCCCTGGAAGAGGAGATGCGGAGCCACCGCGCTGCCTTGGATGCGCTGAAGGAACAGGCCGCGGCATTGCCAGCTGCCGTGGCCCACGCTCCTGAGGTGCAGGGCCGGCTGCCTGCGCTGGAGTGCCGCTACCAGGAGCTGCAGGCGCGAGCCGGTGAGCGGGCCCGGGCCCTGGAAGCCGCCCTTGCGCACTACACCATGCTCAGCGAGGCGAGCGCCTGTGGGCTCTGGGTGGATGAGAAGGAGCAGTGGCTCAATGGACTAGCCCTCCCTGAGCGCCTGGAGGAcctggaggtggtgcagcagcg GTTTGAAACTCTGGAGCCTGAAATGAACGCTCTGGCTGCCCGTGTCACTGCAGTCAACAGTATTGCCCAGCAGCTGCTGGAGGCCGGGCCACCTAGCCGGGAAAGCATCCTTGCCACCCAGAAGCAGCTCAACCATAG GTGGCAGCGATTCCGGACCCTCGCGGATGGCAAGAAAGCAGCCCTAACCTCTGCCCTGAGCATCCAGAACTACCACCTTGAGTGCACAGAGACCCAGGCGTGGATGAGGGAGAAGATCAAAGTGATCGAATCTACCCAGGGCCTGGGCAATGACCTGGCTGGAGTGCTGGCCCTTCAGCGCAAGCTGGCCGGCACAGAGCGGGACCTGGAAGCCATTGGAACCCGAGTGGGAGCCCTGGCCCAGGAGGCACACGCTCTGGCTGCTGGCCACCCCGCACAGGCCCCTGCCATCGAGACCCGGCTCCGTGAGGTCCAGGACGGCTGGGAGGGCTTGCGTGCCACCATGCGTCGCAGGGAGGAGTCACTGGGCGAGGCCCGGAGGCTGCAGGACTTTCTTCGGAGCTTGGATGACTTCCAGGCATGGCTGGGCCGCACCCAGACAGCTGTGGCCTCAGAAGAAGGGCCAGCCACCCTTCCTGAGGCAGAGGCGCTCCTGGCCCAACATGCAGCCCTGCGGGATGAGGTGGAGCGAGCTAAGGGCGAGTATAGTCGGCTTCGTGCTGTGGGCGAAGAGGTGACTCGTGACCAGGCTGATCCCCAGTGTCTCTTCCTGAGGCAGCGCCTGGAGGCTTTGGGGACCGGCTGGGAAGAACTGGGTCGCATGTGGGAGAGCCGCCAGGCCCGGCTGGCCCAAGCCCACGGCTTGCAAGGGTTTCTTCGGGATGCTCGGCAGGCTGAGGGCGTGCTTAGCAGCCAG gagtaTGTGCTGTCTCACACGGAGATGCCAGGGACCCTCCAAGCTGCCGATGCCGCCATCAAAAAGCTGGAGGATTTCATGAGCACCATGGATGCCAACGGGGAGCGGATCCGGGGGCTCCTGGAAGCAGGGCATCAGCTGGTGGAGGGTGGCAACATTCATGCAGAGAAGATCAAGGAGAAGGCAGACTCCATCGAGAAGAG GCACAGCAAGAATCAGGAGTCTGCCAAGCAGCTTCTCCGTCGTCTGCGGGACAACCGAGAGCGTCAGCACTTCTTACAAGAGTGCCACGAG CTGACACTGTGGATTGATGAGAAGATGCTGACAGCCCAAGATGTGTCCTACGACGAGGCTCGAAACCTGCACACGAAGTGGCAGAAACACCAGGCGTTCATGGCTGAGCTGGCGGCGAACAAGGACTGGCTGGACAAGATTGACCAG gaagGGCAGGTACTGATGTCGGAGAAGCCTGAGCTGAAGCCCCTGGTAGGGGAGAAGCTGGAGGCCCTCCACAAGCGATGGGAAGAGCTGGAAAACACCACCCAGGCAAAAGCCCGGAGCCTTTTCGATGCCAACCGAGCAGAGCTGTTTTCCCAGAGCTGCTCAGCCCTGGAGAGCTGGCTGGGCACCCTGCAGGCCCAGCTGCACTCGGACGACTATGGCAAGGACCTGACCAGTGTCAACATTCTCCTGAAGAAGCAGCAG ATGCTGGAACGGGAGATGGCCGTCCgggaaaaggaagtggaggccaTCCAGTCTCAGGCCAAGGCATTGGCCCAGGAGGAGCACGGGGCCGGAGAGGTGGAGAGGACCTCCCGAGCTGTGGAGGAGAAGTTCCGAGCCCTGTACAAGCCCCTGAAGGAGCGCTGCAACCGCCTGTTGGCCTCCCGCGAGCAGCACCAATTCCATCGGGATGTGGAGGATGAGATC CTGTGGGTGACTGAGCGGCTGCCAATGGCCAGCTCCACAGAGCATGGCAAGGACCTGCCCAGTGTCCAGCTGCTCATGAAGAAGAACCAG ACATTGCAGAAGGAGGTCCAGGGCCACGAGCCCCGCATCGCAGACCTGAGGGAGCGGCAGCAGGCTCTGGGGGCCGCAGCAGGGCCGGAACTGGCTGCCCGTGTGGCGGAGCTCCAGGAGCTGTGGAGGCGCCTGGGCCAGGAGCTGGAGCAGCGTGGGGCTCGCCTCCAGGACGCGCTCAGGGCCCAGCAGTTCTACCGCGATGCCGCAGAGGCTGAGGCCTGGATGGGTGAGCAGGAGCTGCACATGATGGGCCAAGAGAAGGCCAAG GATGAGCTGAGTGCTCAGGCAGAGGTCAAGAAGCACCAGGTCCTGGAACAAGCCCTGGTAGACTACGCACACACCGTCCACCAGCTGGCGGCCAGTAGCCAGGACATGATTGACGGCCAACATCCAGAGAG TGACCGGCTGACCATACGCCAAGCCCAGGTGGAAAAGCTGTACGCCAGCCTGAAAGAGCTGGCCGTGGAGAGGCGTGGACGACTGCTTGAGCACCAGCGGCTGTGCCAGCTGCGGCGGGACCTGGATGACCTGGAGCAGTGGATCCAGGAACGGGAGGTGGTGGCCGCTTCCCACGAGCTGGGCCAGGACTATGAGCACGTCACG ATGTTGCGGGACAAGTTCCGAGAATTCTCCCGAGACACCAGCACCATTGGTCAGGAGCGGGTGGACAGTGCCAATGCCCTGGCCGACGGGCTGATTGCAGGGGGCCATGCTGCCCGGGCGACAGTGGCTGAGTGGAAGGATGGGCTCAATGAGGCCTGGGCCGACCTCCTGGAGCTACTGGATACCCGAGGCCAGGTCCTGGCTGCTGCCCATGAGCTCCAGCGCTTCCTCCACGGGGCACGGCAGGCCTTGGCGCGGATCCAGCACAAGCAGCAGCAGTTGCCTGATGGAGCTGGCCGAGACCTGAATTCTGCCGAGGCCTTGCAGCGCAGACACTGTGCCTATGAACATGACATCCAGGCGCTGAGTGCCCAG GTGCAGCAGGTACAGGATGATGGCCACCGCCTACAGAAGGCCTACGCAGGTGAGAAGGCGGAGGAAATTGGCCGCCACATGCAGGCAGTGGCCGAGGCCTGGGCCCAGTTACAAGCTAGCTCAGCCGGACGACGCCAGCTTCTCCTGGACACCGGAGACAAGTTCCGCTTCCTGCAGGCCGTCCGCGAGCTCATGCTCTGGATGGATGGGGTGAACCTGCAGATGGATGCACAGGAAAGGCCCCG GGACGTGTCCTCTGCGGACCTGATGATCAAGCATCACCAGGGAATCAAAGCCGAGATCGAGGCCCGAGCTGACTGCTTCTCTTCCTGCATCCGCCTGGGCCAGGAGCTGCTGGCCAAGAACCACTACGCATCTGAGGAG ATCTCAGAGAAGCTGTCACAGCTGCAGGCGAGGCGCCAGGAGACATCCGACAAATGGCAGGAGAAGGTGGACTGGCTTCAGCTCG TTCTGGAAGTGCTGGTGTTTGGCCGAGATGCTGGTGTGGCTGAGGCCTGGCTCTGCAGCCAGGAGCCCCTGGTGCGAAGTGCTGAGCTGGGGTGCACGGTCGATGAGGTAGAGAGCCTCATCAAGAGACATGAGGCCTTCCAGAAAGCAGCTGCCTCTTGGGAGGAGCGCTTTAGCGCTCTGGAAAAGCTCACTGCA ttagaggagaaggaggagctaCAGAGGCGGCAgcgggagcaggaggaggaggaaaagcgAAGGAAGAAGGcgctttcagcctcagtttccccagcagtaCCTCCCCACAGGGATCACGTAGATggccagatggctccggaggccTCCCAGGTTGG GACCCACCCCCGGCTGCCATCCTCTGGGGAGCCGGTCACGGTCAACGGCATCTGCACCGACACGGAGTCATCACAG CCCCAGTCGGAGCCACAAAGACCAGACCAGAGCAGCTCCCTGGAAGGCCCC gtctctggggtgggggaggcagccAATGGACCCCGGGGAGAGAGACAAAGCCGGGCCCGAGGCCCTGCCCCTTCACCCATGCCCCAGGGCAGGGCATCTGAATCGGCCTACGCCTCTACACTGCCCTCTCGTGGCCCCGAGCTCTCAGCCCAGGAGCAGATGGAGGGCCTGCTCTGCCGCAAACAGGAGATGGAGGCCTTTGGCAAGAAGGCAGCCAACAG GTCATGGCAGACTGTGTACTGCGTCCTGCGTCGTAGCACCCTAGGCTTCTACAAGGACGCCCGAGCCGCAAACATCGGGCTGCCCTATCACGGAGAGGTGCCAGTCAGCCTAGCCAGAGCACAAGGCAGTGTGGCCCTGGACTACCGGAAACGCAAGCATGTCTTCAAGCTGGG TTTACAAGATGGAAAGGAGTACTTGTTCCAGGCCAAGGACGAG GCAGAGATGAGCTCATGGCTCCGGGTGGTGAATGCCGCCATTGCCGCAGCCTCTCCGACCTCCGCAGAACCCGAGGAGCCGGTGGTGCCCAGCGCTTCCCGGGGCATGACTCGGGCCATGACCATGCCCCCGGTGTCACCCGCCAGCGTAGAGGGGCCCGTCGTAATGCGCAGCAAGGAGGGCAAGGAGAGGGATCGAGAAAAACGCTTCAGCTTCTTCAAGAAGAGCAAGTAG